A single genomic interval of Brevibacillus brevis harbors:
- a CDS encoding CitMHS family transporter gives MLALLGFLMVAVFMYLIMSRRLSALVALIVVPVVFALISGFGTEIGDMMLAGIKKIAPTGIMLLFAILYFGVMMDAGLFDPLIKKIVKIVKGDPLKVIVGTAILATLVALDGDGTTTYMITVTAMLPLYRKLGIRPMILAVMPMLALGVMNMTPWGGPTARVMSVLHMDVSDIFVPVIPVMIGGIAWVMIVACILGKQERKRLGIMEIPDEDLQSLAGQEVAATDETAETAALKRPRLIWFNLLLTAALMVGLITSFLPLPTMFMLAFAIALFINYPKMQDQKERIAAHAANALATVSMVFAAGIFTGILTETKMIDAMASTLVSWIPDSLGSHMPLLVALTSMPFTYFMSNDAYYFGIVPILANAAAAYGIDPAEIGRASILGQPLHVLSPLFAAQYLLIGMVGVDYAETQKFILKWAFGTSIVMIALALLTGVISF, from the coding sequence ATGCTGGCATTACTTGGATTTCTCATGGTAGCCGTTTTCATGTACTTGATTATGTCGAGACGGCTTTCGGCATTAGTTGCTTTAATTGTTGTTCCTGTTGTTTTTGCGTTGATTAGCGGATTTGGTACAGAAATTGGCGACATGATGCTTGCAGGCATCAAGAAAATTGCGCCTACGGGAATTATGCTATTGTTCGCCATTCTGTACTTTGGGGTCATGATGGATGCAGGTCTATTTGATCCATTAATTAAGAAAATCGTGAAAATTGTGAAGGGTGACCCACTGAAGGTTATTGTAGGTACAGCGATTCTCGCTACCTTGGTTGCACTGGATGGAGATGGAACCACGACTTATATGATTACCGTTACGGCGATGCTGCCTTTGTATCGCAAGCTGGGAATCAGACCGATGATTTTGGCAGTCATGCCGATGCTCGCACTCGGTGTCATGAACATGACGCCTTGGGGTGGACCGACAGCCCGTGTCATGAGTGTACTCCATATGGATGTTTCCGATATTTTTGTCCCTGTTATTCCTGTGATGATTGGCGGAATTGCGTGGGTGATGATCGTAGCCTGTATTCTGGGCAAACAAGAGCGTAAGCGTCTGGGGATTATGGAGATACCAGATGAAGATTTGCAATCGCTTGCAGGACAGGAAGTAGCGGCGACGGATGAGACTGCTGAGACTGCTGCACTGAAACGTCCGCGACTGATCTGGTTCAATCTGTTGTTGACAGCAGCCTTGATGGTCGGTCTGATTACGAGCTTCTTGCCATTGCCGACAATGTTCATGCTCGCTTTTGCCATTGCCCTGTTTATTAACTATCCGAAAATGCAAGATCAGAAAGAGCGAATTGCAGCCCACGCAGCTAACGCACTGGCTACCGTGTCCATGGTTTTCGCTGCGGGAATCTTTACAGGTATCCTGACCGAAACGAAAATGATCGATGCGATGGCGAGCACACTCGTTTCCTGGATTCCAGATTCACTTGGCTCCCATATGCCTCTGCTCGTAGCGCTGACAAGCATGCCATTCACCTATTTCATGTCGAACGATGCGTATTACTTCGGGATCGTTCCAATCCTGGCGAATGCAGCAGCAGCTTACGGAATCGATCCGGCGGAAATTGGTCGCGCTTCCATCCTGGGTCAACCGCTGCATGTACTCAGCCCGTTGTTTGCAGCACAATACCTGTTGATCGGAATGGTTGGGGTCGATTATGCGGAAACCCAAAAGTTCATCCTGAAATGGGCGTTTGGAACATCGATCGTGATGATTGCGCTTGCTCTTCTTACCGGAGTCATCTCGTTCTAG
- a CDS encoding ABC transporter permease subunit: protein MWPIIKITYREMISKRIFTITLIMSLGFLLLFGLATGYAVKEMKDMLGDAGVERLLEKQVLSTQMLGMGLYFGSVITALLAILSSVGSIASEIESHQIDTWLARALPRYKYVLGKFFGLASMLGLYALLMFTGLLAINQWVGEGMLAVQVDASQILKAAAFFVSMPIILVCVAMLLSSITTTVTGGIILIILYGISFVGGFIEQLGAVFSNSSLTNIGIISSLLFPADSLFRQATLSLFDSADDPLSFASQGIFGTTSPPSTAMLIYTILYGVVALGLSIRVFQKRDV from the coding sequence ATGTGGCCGATCATCAAAATCACGTATAGAGAAATGATCTCCAAGCGTATTTTCACGATTACGCTGATCATGTCGCTGGGCTTCCTGTTGCTGTTTGGACTTGCCACAGGCTATGCGGTTAAAGAAATGAAGGATATGTTAGGGGACGCGGGCGTGGAGAGATTGTTGGAAAAGCAGGTTCTCTCCACGCAGATGCTGGGCATGGGTTTGTACTTTGGCTCTGTCATTACGGCACTCCTGGCAATTTTGAGCAGTGTAGGAAGCATTGCCTCTGAAATCGAAAGCCATCAAATCGATACGTGGCTGGCACGAGCACTCCCTCGCTACAAATATGTACTGGGAAAATTTTTCGGGTTAGCGAGTATGCTGGGGTTGTACGCACTCCTGATGTTTACCGGATTATTGGCGATCAACCAATGGGTGGGGGAAGGTATGCTGGCTGTTCAGGTGGATGCTAGCCAAATCCTGAAAGCAGCTGCTTTCTTCGTTAGCATGCCGATCATTCTTGTCTGTGTAGCTATGCTTTTAAGCAGTATCACCACCACGGTGACGGGTGGTATTATCCTGATCATTCTGTACGGGATCAGCTTCGTTGGCGGCTTTATCGAGCAGCTCGGTGCGGTCTTTAGCAATAGCTCGCTTACCAACATCGGGATTATTTCCAGTCTGCTCTTCCCAGCAGATTCATTGTTCAGGCAAGCGACACTTTCGTTATTTGATTCGGCTGACGATCCGCTGTCCTTTGCTTCGCAAGGCATTTTCGGTACGACTTCGCCTCCGAGTACTGCCATGCTCATCTACACCATTCTTTATGGCGTCGTAGCGTTGGGGCTGTCCATTCGAGTGTTTCAAAAACGAGATGTATAA
- a CDS encoding ABC transporter ATP-binding protein: MSDYVIETWELTKQYNGKAGCKNITLQVPRGSVFGFLGQNGAGKSTFVRTMLGLLHPTNGKAVMLGQPIGSVESRKKVGYLPELFRYPDWLTGQQLLEHHAELCGLTHRESNSVIKNVVELVGMAGRERERIRGYSKGMQQRIGIACALLSDPELIFLDEPTSALDPIGRKEVRELIARLRDQGKTIFLNSHLLSEMESVCNYVGIIHRSELVVHGDWRKLSSVQPQIELTVDKDSAGLHNVLPSFVTESRLVRQEEERDTWLMTLDQDDRVPALLQQLIASGAGVHEVVRKQQSLEDVFLYWVQRKEGERHVADHQNHV; encoded by the coding sequence ATGTCAGATTATGTGATAGAGACCTGGGAGTTGACCAAGCAATATAACGGGAAAGCTGGCTGCAAAAATATTACGCTACAAGTACCGCGCGGCTCCGTATTTGGTTTCCTCGGGCAAAATGGAGCGGGTAAAAGTACCTTTGTCCGAACGATGCTCGGGTTATTGCACCCAACGAATGGCAAAGCGGTTATGCTTGGGCAGCCGATTGGCAGTGTAGAATCAAGGAAAAAGGTGGGGTACTTGCCAGAGCTGTTCCGCTATCCAGATTGGTTGACGGGCCAGCAGCTCTTGGAGCATCATGCCGAGTTGTGTGGATTAACACATCGCGAGAGCAATTCCGTGATAAAAAATGTCGTTGAGCTGGTTGGAATGGCTGGACGCGAGCGTGAACGTATTCGAGGCTATTCCAAAGGCATGCAGCAGCGTATCGGGATTGCCTGCGCTCTCTTGTCCGATCCAGAGCTGATCTTTCTCGATGAGCCGACCTCCGCACTGGATCCAATCGGGCGAAAAGAAGTACGCGAGCTGATTGCGCGGCTGCGTGACCAGGGAAAGACGATTTTTCTCAACAGTCATCTACTGAGTGAAATGGAGAGCGTGTGCAACTACGTCGGGATCATTCACCGCAGTGAGCTGGTCGTACATGGCGACTGGCGAAAGCTGAGCAGCGTCCAACCACAAATTGAATTGACAGTGGACAAGGATAGTGCAGGTCTTCATAACGTGCTTCCTTCCTTCGTCACAGAGAGTCGTCTCGTAAGACAAGAGGAAGAGCGTGATACATGGTTAATGACGCTGGATCAGGACGATCGGGTACCCGCTCTGTTGCAACAGTTGATTGCATCCGGGGCTGGGGTACACGAAGTCGTGCGCAAGCAGCAATCACTGGAAGACGTATTCCTGTACTGGGTACAAAGAAAGGAGGGGGAACGACATGTGGCCGATCATCAAAATCACGTATAG